The Nitrospirota bacterium genomic interval GGGCTCTCTGCAGGAGAGCACGCTCAAGCTCTTCCGCAAGGCGGGCTACCACATCAACGTCTCCAGCCGCTCCTACTACCCGGCTTTCGACGACCCGCAGATACAGGGCATGCTCATCCGGGCCCAGGAGATGGCCGGCTACGTGGAGAAGGGCATCATCGACTGCGGCCTCACCGGCAAGGACTGGATCCTGGAGCAGGGGGCCAAGGTGCACGAGGTCACCGAGCTGAACTACGCAAAGGAGGGCCTCCGCCCGGTCCGCTGGGTGCTGGCCGTCCCCCATGACTCCAGGGTGCGGAAGGTCCAGGACCTGGAGGGCAAGCGCATCGCCACCGAGCTGGTGGGCTACACCAGGCGCTACTTGAAGAAACAGGGCGTAAACGCCGAGGTGGACTTCTCCTGGGGCGCCACCGAGGTCAAGCCCCCGCACCTGGCCGACGCCATCGTGGAGCTCACCGAGACGGGCAACTCCCTGAGGGCGAACAACCTGCGCGTCATCGAGACCCTGTTTGAGTCCACCACCCGCTTCATCGCCAACCGCAAGGCGTGGAAGGACCCCTGGAAAAGACGGAAGATGGAAAACATCGTCCTTCTGCTCCGGGGCGCCCTGGCGGCCGAGGAGAAGGTGGGACTCAAAATGAACGTCCGCGAGAAAGACCTGAAGAAG includes:
- the hisG gene encoding ATP phosphoribosyltransferase, with translation MADILKLGLPKGSLQESTLKLFRKAGYHINVSSRSYYPAFDDPQIQGMLIRAQEMAGYVEKGIIDCGLTGKDWILEQGAKVHEVTELNYAKEGLRPVRWVLAVPHDSRVRKVQDLEGKRIATELVGYTRRYLKKQGVNAEVDFSWGATEVKPPHLADAIVELTETGNSLRANNLRVIETLFESTTRFIANRKAWKDPWKRRKMENIVLLLRGALAAEEKVGLKMNVREKDLKKVTSLLPSLHSPTVSTLSTPGWYDLDVIIDEKVVRDLIPRLKAAGATGIVEYQLNKVIP